The Amycolatopsis sp. DG1A-15b genome window below encodes:
- a CDS encoding MauE/DoxX family redox-associated membrane protein, translated as MHIWSAGMTALTAFGAILLAAAGVTHAARPQEHRAVLRVHRLLPPTAFVAAATTGAEVLVGVAVLAVLLADPAAAALPVAAQAALYCAFAGYAAVLRTRRPGVPCGCFGAETVSWAVVSRAVTLAAGSAGCAAIGALEPVPDRWPGVAAGVVLALANHLIPAWRGAGNRKPGHPVR; from the coding sequence ATGCACATCTGGTCCGCGGGAATGACGGCGCTGACGGCATTCGGGGCGATTCTGCTGGCCGCGGCCGGCGTGACCCACGCGGCGCGCCCGCAGGAGCACCGGGCGGTGCTGCGCGTCCACCGCCTGCTGCCGCCGACGGCTTTCGTGGCGGCGGCGACCACGGGCGCGGAAGTCCTCGTGGGCGTGGCCGTGCTCGCGGTCCTGCTCGCGGATCCCGCTGCCGCAGCTCTCCCGGTGGCCGCGCAAGCCGCGCTGTACTGCGCTTTTGCCGGCTACGCGGCGGTGCTGCGGACGCGCCGGCCGGGTGTGCCGTGCGGGTGTTTCGGCGCGGAGACGGTGTCGTGGGCGGTGGTGTCCCGAGCGGTCACGCTCGCCGCGGGCAGCGCGGGGTGCGCGGCGATCGGCGCGCTCGAACCGGTCCCGGACCGGTGGCCGGGCGTGGCGGCCGGCGTTGTCCTCGCCCTGGCGAACCACCTGATTCCGGCCTGGCGCGGCGCCGGCAACCGAAAACCCGGCCACCCCGTCCGATGA
- a CDS encoding S8 family serine peptidase, giving the protein MHRRQLALAAVVVAGWSLPVPAAAEPAAAPGVPRDSGQSVTLITGDRVRVLSNSRGENTVTVEPGPGRERIGFFRETHTPARPGDITVVPSDALALVASGRLDSRLFDVSELLRQHLADSAGSLPLIVTASDGSPAATPPATTAVRDLPSVRGTALRQDRRRGTEFWSWLTAGSVLRAGVGKVWLDGLAAPALDVSVPQIGAPAAWQAGYTGRGVTVGLLDTGVRADHPDLAGKVVEAQDFTGTRPDAGDDLGHGTHVAGIIAGTGAASGGRYRGVAPDARLVSGKVCVAYGCPESAVIAGMEWIAPKVRVVNLSLGGDATDGTDPVSQAVNALTARYGTLFVAAAGNDRSLDLPEPGPVVAPAAADAALAVGSVSARDTTSPFSNRGARLGDHAVKPDIAAPGEGIVSARAEGTRDGDTAPVDAAYARLSGTSMAAPHVAGSAALLLQRHPDWLAGRLKTTLTSTAEPTADVAEQGAGRVDAGRAVTQQVTATTGSLGYGFVAWPRTRPVTKTVTYHNDGAAAVTLSLATNPQPLFTPSATSVVVPAHGDADVGVTLRAGGDAAGQHGGRLTATAPGITVQTALGAFLEPESYDVSVRLIGRDGRFTAGVATLVDTATGAAFGVRPFGADGTAVVRVPKGRYDLNAFDVSGDPAGQTRPAAVTLLSRPGQPVTGDVSFTLDARAGKPLRAVVDRPNARLQGGELGLVSGNPDGTRTSTLAWIAQPGTELYAAGSDREVTDHTYALYFRATLGAKPPGADPNGYVYQLALLERGRVPADPVFRVRDRDLAVVDARYHTQGKPAESLRLDDVTFGFPGADSGTYQVAAQTLPSRRTEYYTTGVSWQHLLAVYPDPLTDAESNYSYRTYRPGPQHSGWNRAPVGPAFGAPQDGWGVVRAGNQLAYAIPLVSGSDPEQYTSPPGGLTGTATLSRDGVTLATTASPAFGTLAIPDGAGTYTLRSVATRSVPWSVVGTAVDVAWTFREPGVAAPAKPLPLLVVRAEGAVDDQSRAPAGKPFVLALTAQRQPGAGEFRLADLRVETSIDDGAKWTSVPAVRLGNGGLAVAHNPPGGGFVSLRITARDTEGNAVTQTVIRAYQTAP; this is encoded by the coding sequence ATGCATCGAAGACAGCTGGCGCTGGCGGCCGTGGTGGTGGCGGGGTGGTCACTGCCCGTTCCGGCGGCGGCGGAACCGGCCGCCGCGCCCGGCGTGCCGCGCGATTCGGGCCAATCCGTCACGCTGATCACCGGCGACCGGGTGCGGGTGCTGTCGAATTCGCGCGGGGAAAACACGGTCACGGTCGAACCGGGCCCGGGGCGCGAGCGGATCGGTTTCTTCCGCGAAACGCACACCCCCGCGAGGCCCGGCGACATCACCGTGGTGCCGTCGGACGCCCTGGCGCTGGTCGCCTCCGGCCGGCTCGATTCCCGGCTGTTCGACGTTTCCGAGCTGCTGCGGCAGCACCTCGCCGACTCCGCCGGGAGTCTCCCCCTGATCGTCACCGCTTCCGACGGCTCCCCCGCGGCCACGCCGCCCGCCACCACGGCCGTCCGGGACCTGCCGAGCGTGCGCGGCACGGCCCTGCGCCAGGACCGGCGCCGGGGAACGGAGTTCTGGAGCTGGCTCACCGCCGGGTCCGTGCTGCGGGCCGGGGTCGGCAAGGTGTGGCTGGACGGCCTGGCCGCCCCGGCGCTCGACGTCAGCGTGCCGCAGATCGGCGCCCCGGCCGCGTGGCAGGCGGGGTACACGGGCCGCGGCGTCACGGTCGGCTTGCTCGACACCGGTGTCCGGGCCGATCACCCCGATCTCGCCGGCAAGGTCGTCGAAGCGCAGGACTTCACCGGGACCAGGCCGGACGCGGGCGACGACCTCGGGCACGGCACGCACGTCGCCGGCATCATCGCCGGGACCGGCGCCGCCTCCGGTGGGCGTTACCGCGGGGTGGCGCCGGACGCCCGGCTGGTCAGCGGCAAGGTCTGCGTCGCCTACGGCTGCCCGGAATCCGCGGTGATCGCCGGCATGGAGTGGATCGCGCCGAAGGTCCGCGTGGTCAACCTGAGCCTGGGCGGCGACGCGACCGACGGCACGGACCCGGTGTCCCAGGCGGTGAACGCGCTGACCGCCCGCTACGGCACCCTGTTCGTCGCCGCGGCCGGCAACGACCGCTCGCTCGACCTGCCCGAACCGGGACCGGTCGTCGCGCCCGCCGCGGCGGACGCGGCGCTGGCCGTCGGCAGCGTGTCGGCCCGGGACACCACCAGCCCGTTCTCCAACCGGGGCGCGCGGCTCGGCGACCACGCGGTCAAGCCCGACATCGCGGCGCCGGGCGAAGGCATCGTCTCGGCCCGGGCCGAGGGCACGCGCGACGGCGACACCGCGCCGGTGGACGCCGCCTACGCCCGGCTGTCCGGGACGTCGATGGCGGCACCGCACGTCGCCGGTTCGGCGGCCCTGCTGCTCCAGCGGCACCCCGACTGGCTCGCCGGCCGGCTCAAGACCACGCTGACGAGCACCGCCGAACCCACCGCCGACGTCGCCGAGCAGGGTGCCGGCCGGGTCGACGCCGGGCGCGCGGTCACCCAGCAGGTCACCGCCACCACCGGCAGCCTCGGCTACGGCTTCGTCGCCTGGCCGCGTACGCGACCCGTCACGAAGACCGTGACCTACCACAACGACGGAGCCGCGGCCGTCACCTTGTCGCTGGCCACGAACCCGCAGCCGCTGTTCACGCCCTCGGCGACGTCCGTGGTCGTGCCCGCGCACGGCGATGCCGACGTCGGCGTCACCCTCCGGGCGGGCGGGGACGCGGCCGGGCAGCACGGCGGCAGGCTGACCGCGACGGCGCCCGGGATCACCGTGCAGACCGCGCTCGGCGCCTTCCTCGAGCCCGAGAGCTACGACGTGTCCGTGCGGCTGATCGGCCGGGACGGGCGGTTCACCGCGGGGGTCGCCACGCTCGTCGACACCGCGACGGGAGCCGCGTTCGGTGTCCGGCCGTTCGGCGCCGACGGCACGGCCGTGGTGCGGGTGCCCAAGGGGCGCTACGACCTCAACGCGTTCGACGTGTCCGGAGATCCGGCGGGCCAGACCCGGCCCGCCGCCGTGACCCTGCTGTCGCGGCCCGGTCAGCCGGTGACCGGCGATGTTTCGTTCACTTTGGACGCCCGCGCGGGCAAACCACTGCGCGCGGTGGTCGATCGGCCCAACGCGCGGCTGCAGGGCGGCGAGCTGGGCCTGGTGTCCGGGAATCCGGACGGGACCCGCACCAGCACGCTCGCCTGGATCGCCCAGCCGGGCACCGAGCTGTACGCGGCAGGCTCGGACCGCGAGGTCACCGACCACACCTACGCGCTGTACTTCCGGGCGACACTGGGCGCCAAGCCGCCCGGGGCCGATCCGAACGGGTACGTCTACCAGCTGGCGCTGCTCGAGCGCGGCCGCGTGCCGGCCGATCCCGTGTTCCGGGTGCGCGACCGGGACCTCGCGGTGGTCGACGCCCGCTACCACACCCAGGGGAAACCGGCCGAGAGCCTGCGTCTCGACGACGTCACGTTCGGGTTCCCGGGCGCCGACAGCGGGACGTACCAGGTCGCGGCGCAGACGCTGCCGAGCCGGCGCACCGAGTACTACACGACCGGGGTGAGCTGGCAGCACCTCCTGGCGGTGTACCCGGACCCGCTGACCGACGCGGAAAGCAACTACTCGTACCGGACGTACCGGCCCGGGCCGCAGCACTCCGGCTGGAACCGCGCTCCGGTCGGGCCCGCTTTCGGCGCACCCCAGGACGGCTGGGGGGTGGTCCGCGCCGGGAACCAGCTGGCGTACGCGATCCCGCTGGTGTCGGGCAGCGACCCGGAGCAGTACACCTCGCCGCCGGGAGGCCTCACCGGCACGGCCACCCTGTCGCGCGACGGCGTCACGCTCGCCACCACGGCGAGCCCCGCCTTCGGGACGCTGGCGATCCCGGACGGCGCGGGCACCTACACGCTGCGGTCCGTGGCCACGCGCAGCGTGCCGTGGTCGGTGGTGGGCACCGCGGTGGACGTGGCGTGGACGTTCCGCGAGCCGGGTGTGGCGGCGCCGGCGAAACCGTTGCCGCTGCTGGTGGTCCGGGCCGAGGGCGCGGTCGACGACCAGAGCCGGGCCCCGGCCGGGAAGCCGTTCGTGCTCGCCCTGACCGCCCAGCGGCAGCCGGGCGCCGGCGAGTTCCGGCTGGCGGACCTGCGCGTCGAAACGTCCATTGACGACGGTGCGAAGTGGACGTCCGTACCGGCCGTGCGCCTCGGCAACGGCGGTCTCGCGGTGGCGCACAACCCACCGGGCGGAGGGTTCGTGTCGCTGCGCATCACCGCCCGCGACACGGAAGGCAACGCGGTCACCCAGACCGTGATCAGGGCGTACCAGACAGCACCGTGA
- a CDS encoding substrate-binding domain-containing protein — protein sequence MRKRGHHRPAGARLAAGHRTNVLALVVPLRAGAHDVVVREFVAAAIAAAGARDHALLLLTAEEGPAALRRAVSSSVADGVVVMDVEAADPRVPVLLGLGRPAVLIGVPDRPRGLGCLDLDFAAAGALCLSHLAGLGHEHVALIGSPPAAYRRGSSSATRLALGFTAEAARRGVRSTTLAWGNTHRRTLRGLDALFARHPGVTGLVVHNETALPAVLTGLRQRGLRVPEDISLVAVCPDSLTAHSLLELTCVAIPAREIGALAVETVIGQLDDGTAPGTRLLAPKLAARASTAPPRLP from the coding sequence ATGCGCAAGCGCGGTCACCACCGGCCCGCCGGGGCGCGGCTCGCGGCCGGTCACCGGACGAACGTCCTGGCCCTGGTCGTCCCGCTGCGCGCCGGCGCCCACGATGTCGTCGTCCGGGAATTCGTGGCCGCCGCGATCGCCGCGGCCGGCGCCCGTGATCACGCCCTGCTCCTGCTGACCGCCGAAGAGGGCCCCGCCGCGCTGCGCCGCGCGGTGTCCTCCTCCGTCGCCGACGGCGTCGTGGTGATGGACGTCGAAGCGGCCGATCCGCGCGTGCCCGTGCTGCTCGGGCTGGGCCGGCCGGCGGTGCTGATCGGCGTGCCGGACCGGCCGCGCGGGCTCGGCTGCCTCGACCTCGACTTCGCCGCGGCGGGCGCGCTGTGCCTGAGCCACCTCGCCGGCCTCGGGCACGAGCACGTCGCCCTGATCGGCTCGCCGCCCGCGGCCTACCGGCGCGGCAGCAGCTCCGCGACACGGCTCGCGCTGGGTTTCACGGCGGAAGCGGCGCGCCGTGGTGTCCGCTCGACGACGCTGGCCTGGGGGAACACCCACCGGCGGACGCTGCGCGGCCTGGACGCGCTCTTCGCCCGGCACCCCGGCGTCACCGGTCTCGTGGTGCACAACGAAACGGCGCTGCCGGCGGTGCTGACGGGGCTGCGCCAGCGGGGGCTGCGGGTGCCCGAGGACATCTCCCTCGTCGCGGTTTGCCCGGACAGCCTGACCGCCCACAGCCTGCTCGAGCTGACCTGCGTGGCGATCCCGGCGCGGGAGATCGGCGCGCTGGCCGTCGAAACGGTCATCGGGCAGCTCGACGACGGCACCGCGCCCGGAACGCGGCTGCTCGCGCCGAAGCTGGCCGCCCGCGCCAGCACCGCACCGCCACGCCTGCCGTGA
- a CDS encoding OsmC family peroxiredoxin codes for MPSRDATTHWVGGLNSGKGEVTLDSSNAGTFAVSFPTRAGAPDGQTSPEELIAAAHSSCLAMNLSGVLESQQLTADSIDVSAEVTLGPAKGGGFEISGIAITLRASIPGVTAEQFAEYAETAEKTCPVSKALAGTTITMDAALA; via the coding sequence ATGCCCAGCCGTGACGCCACCACCCACTGGGTCGGCGGACTGAACAGCGGGAAGGGCGAGGTCACGCTGGACTCGTCCAACGCGGGCACGTTCGCGGTCTCGTTCCCGACCCGGGCGGGCGCCCCGGACGGCCAGACGAGCCCGGAAGAGCTCATCGCGGCGGCGCACTCGTCCTGCCTGGCGATGAACCTGTCGGGCGTGCTGGAGTCCCAGCAGCTCACGGCGGACTCGATCGACGTGAGTGCCGAGGTGACGCTCGGCCCGGCCAAGGGCGGCGGCTTCGAGATCAGCGGCATCGCGATCACCCTGCGCGCCTCGATCCCGGGCGTGACGGCGGAGCAGTTCGCGGAGTACGCGGAGACGGCGGAGAAGACCTGCCCGGTGTCGAAGGCCCTGGCGGGCACGACGATCACCATGGACGCGGCCCTCGCCTGA
- a CDS encoding MarR family transcriptional regulator, translated as MPDEFLLDEQACFALYAASRAVTDAYRPLLGELDLTYPQYLVLLVLWESDARPVKEIGEALHLDYGTLSPLLKRLEANGLVTRTRLPADERTVVISLTDQGRAVRTRAAGVPSAIGCALGLGEQERRELITTLRRLTASAAAYPSEH; from the coding sequence GTGCCGGATGAGTTCCTTCTCGACGAGCAAGCCTGCTTCGCGCTCTACGCCGCGTCGCGCGCGGTGACGGACGCGTACCGTCCCCTGCTCGGCGAGCTGGACCTCACCTACCCGCAGTACCTGGTGCTGCTGGTGCTGTGGGAGTCCGACGCCCGGCCGGTCAAGGAGATCGGCGAGGCGCTGCACCTGGACTACGGCACGCTTTCCCCGCTGCTGAAGCGGCTCGAGGCCAACGGCCTGGTGACGCGGACGCGGTTGCCCGCCGACGAACGCACGGTCGTGATCAGCCTGACCGACCAGGGCCGGGCGGTGCGCACGCGCGCCGCCGGTGTCCCCTCGGCGATCGGCTGCGCGCTGGGCCTCGGCGAGCAGGAGCGGCGGGAACTGATCACCACCCTGCGGCGGTTGACGGCGTCGGCCGCCGCGTATCCGTCCGAGCACTGA
- a CDS encoding DinB family protein yields MTERPQRPEVPLTGGEREILTGLLDYHRATVAWKSGGLTEDQARRAHLPSELTTVAGLVAHLTLNEGFWFGVVVDGEEDTWEEQLEQDPDAEFRVPPGTTVDQLLAAYEQRCARSREIVAKHDLDDQVTYKDETFNVRWVLTHMIEETARHVGHLDVLRELTDGLTGE; encoded by the coding sequence ATGACCGAACGACCCCAGCGCCCGGAGGTTCCGCTCACCGGCGGCGAGCGCGAAATCCTGACCGGGCTGCTCGACTACCACCGCGCCACCGTCGCGTGGAAGTCCGGCGGCCTCACCGAAGACCAAGCCCGCCGGGCGCACCTGCCGAGCGAGCTGACGACCGTCGCCGGTCTGGTCGCCCACCTCACGCTCAACGAGGGGTTCTGGTTCGGCGTCGTCGTCGACGGCGAGGAGGACACCTGGGAGGAGCAGCTCGAGCAGGACCCGGACGCGGAGTTCCGGGTGCCGCCCGGGACCACCGTGGACCAGCTCCTCGCCGCCTACGAGCAGCGATGCGCCCGCAGCCGCGAGATCGTCGCCAAGCACGACCTCGACGATCAGGTGACGTACAAGGACGAGACCTTCAACGTCCGCTGGGTCCTCACGCACATGATCGAGGAGACGGCGCGGCACGTCGGCCACCTCGACGTGCTGCGCGAGCTCACCGACGGTCTCACCGGGGAGTGA
- a CDS encoding DUF1295 domain-containing protein, which produces MPQLLVTAVVTLVAVTVTFGIARARGRYDTIDTFWGLGFAIVAVAAFPFGDGPLPLRLVVVALTVVWGVRLSVHLHLRNHKLPEDPRYARMGHGPGKMFLRVYLFQAVVLYFVSLPVQFAVDGTGIGVLGWLGVAVWLVGFAFETIGDDQLRRFKADPVNRGRVLDTGLWRYTRHPNYFGDACVWWGLYLLACSTWPGAATILSPVAMTFTLARGTGKPMLEKGMARTRPAYAHYVERTSGFFPLPPKKVTPR; this is translated from the coding sequence ATGCCGCAGCTGCTCGTCACCGCCGTCGTCACGCTCGTGGCGGTGACCGTGACCTTCGGGATCGCGCGGGCGCGCGGGCGGTACGACACGATCGACACGTTCTGGGGGCTCGGGTTCGCGATCGTCGCGGTGGCCGCCTTCCCGTTCGGCGACGGCCCGCTGCCGCTGCGGCTCGTGGTGGTCGCCCTGACGGTCGTCTGGGGCGTGCGGCTTTCGGTGCACCTGCACCTGCGCAACCACAAGCTGCCGGAGGACCCGCGGTACGCGCGGATGGGGCACGGGCCGGGGAAAATGTTCCTGCGCGTGTACCTGTTCCAGGCCGTCGTCCTGTACTTCGTGTCGCTGCCGGTGCAGTTCGCCGTGGACGGCACCGGCATCGGCGTCCTCGGCTGGCTCGGTGTCGCGGTGTGGCTGGTCGGTTTCGCGTTCGAGACGATCGGCGACGACCAGCTGCGCCGGTTCAAGGCGGACCCGGTCAATCGCGGCCGCGTGCTGGACACCGGGTTGTGGCGCTACACGCGGCACCCGAACTACTTCGGCGACGCGTGCGTGTGGTGGGGCCTCTACCTGCTGGCGTGCTCGACGTGGCCGGGCGCGGCGACGATCCTCTCCCCCGTGGCGATGACGTTCACCCTGGCCCGCGGGACGGGCAAACCCATGCTGGAGAAGGGAATGGCGCGCACTCGCCCGGCGTACGCGCACTACGTCGAGCGCACCAGCGGCTTCTTCCCGTTGCCGCCGAAGAAGGTCACTCCCCGGTGA
- a CDS encoding cyclopropane-fatty-acyl-phospholipid synthase family protein, with translation MPHTTAHRLASFAAKLLGGPLPVGLRTWDGTRAGPENAPTVVLRNRRALRRLLYAPGELGLARAYVTGDLEVEGDLADGFRRIWALTRAGELNRTKPGPREWAEAVKLAARLGVAGLPPKPPAEEARLSGKLHSLLRDRSAIAHHYDLSNAFYQLLMDESMAYSCAYFTSGSSSLEQAQHDKLELICRKLGLRPGMRLLDVGCGWGSLLVHAAKHHGVEAVGITLSAEQLQHTRGRLAQHDLEDRVEVRRQDYRELPDAPFDAVASIEMGEHVGEVNYPAYAATLHRMVKPGGRVLLQQMSRGHVAPGGGAFIERYIAPDMTMRPVGRTIGHLETAGLEVRDVQALREHYVWTVRAWAATLEENWADVVALIGETGARVWRLYLVGGALAFEENRMGVDQILAVRPDRHGRSGMPATREW, from the coding sequence ATGCCGCACACCACCGCGCACCGCCTCGCCTCGTTCGCCGCGAAACTCCTCGGCGGCCCCCTTCCCGTGGGCCTCCGGACCTGGGACGGGACCCGCGCCGGCCCGGAAAACGCACCGACGGTCGTGCTCCGCAACCGCCGTGCCCTGCGCCGCCTGCTGTACGCGCCCGGCGAGCTGGGGCTCGCCCGCGCCTACGTCACCGGCGACCTCGAGGTCGAAGGAGACCTGGCGGACGGCTTCCGCCGGATCTGGGCCCTGACCCGCGCGGGTGAGCTCAACCGGACCAAGCCGGGCCCGCGCGAGTGGGCCGAGGCCGTCAAGCTGGCGGCCCGGCTCGGCGTCGCCGGGCTGCCGCCGAAGCCGCCCGCCGAAGAGGCGCGGCTGTCCGGGAAACTGCACAGCCTGCTGCGCGACCGCTCCGCCATCGCCCACCACTACGACCTGAGCAACGCCTTCTACCAGCTGCTGATGGACGAGTCGATGGCGTACTCGTGCGCCTACTTCACCTCCGGCTCGTCGAGCCTGGAGCAGGCGCAGCACGACAAGCTGGAGCTGATCTGCCGCAAGCTGGGGCTCCGGCCGGGCATGCGGCTGCTCGACGTCGGCTGCGGCTGGGGCTCGCTGCTCGTCCACGCGGCCAAGCACCACGGTGTCGAGGCCGTCGGCATCACGCTCTCGGCCGAGCAGCTGCAGCACACCCGCGGCCGGCTCGCGCAGCACGACCTCGAAGACCGCGTCGAGGTGCGCCGGCAGGACTACCGGGAGCTACCGGACGCGCCGTTCGACGCGGTGGCGTCGATCGAGATGGGCGAGCACGTCGGCGAGGTCAACTACCCGGCGTACGCGGCGACGCTGCACCGCATGGTGAAGCCGGGCGGCCGCGTGCTGCTCCAGCAGATGTCGCGGGGGCACGTGGCCCCCGGCGGCGGCGCGTTCATCGAGCGGTACATCGCGCCGGACATGACGATGCGCCCGGTCGGGCGGACCATCGGCCACCTGGAGACGGCCGGGCTCGAGGTGCGGGACGTGCAGGCGCTGCGCGAGCACTACGTCTGGACGGTCCGGGCCTGGGCCGCCACCCTGGAGGAGAACTGGGCCGACGTCGTCGCGCTCATCGGCGAGACGGGCGCGCGGGTCTGGCGCCTGTACCTGGTGGGCGGGGCGCTGGCGTTCGAGGAGAACCGGATGGGCGTGGACCAGATCCTGGCCGTGCGGCCCGACCGGCACGGCCGGAGCGGTATGCCCGCGACGCGGGAGTGGTGA
- a CDS encoding FAD-dependent oxidoreductase, with product MEITGERIGVIGSGVAGLTAAYLLQRKYEVLLFEADDRLGGHAHTHDVPSTHGGTVGVDSGFIVHNERTYPNLLKLFGELGVATRDTEMSMSIRCDGCGLQYAGAKGVRGLFAQRANAVRGRYLRMLTEVKRFHRHAKGLLAATDAGDVTLGAFLAIGGYTRYFVDHFMLPLVSTVWSADRADTLRYPARYLFEFLRNHGMLSVQDSPAWRTVVGGSREYVELAAKQLTAVHLSTPVRSVLRTAGGVEIRDDADTPHRVDKVVVATHADQALSLLANPTAAEREVLGAFRYSENEAWLHTDTSVLPSRPGARAGWNYRAPACGAPTGAVQVSYDMNRLMRLDEPTGYVVTLNPGNGPGREHVVARMRYEHPVYTPESVAAQRRLAGLNDGVLAYAGAYHGWGFHEDGCASGARAAESLGVAW from the coding sequence GTGGAGATCACGGGAGAACGCATCGGCGTCATCGGCAGCGGGGTGGCCGGGCTGACCGCGGCATACCTGCTGCAACGCAAGTACGAAGTTCTGCTGTTCGAGGCCGACGACCGCCTGGGCGGGCACGCGCACACGCACGACGTGCCCAGCACCCACGGTGGCACCGTCGGCGTGGACTCCGGCTTCATCGTCCACAACGAGCGCACCTACCCGAACCTGCTGAAGCTGTTCGGCGAGCTGGGGGTGGCCACGCGCGACACCGAGATGTCGATGAGCATCCGCTGCGACGGGTGCGGCCTGCAGTACGCCGGCGCCAAGGGCGTGCGCGGCCTGTTCGCCCAGCGCGCCAACGCCGTCCGCGGCCGGTACCTGCGGATGCTGACCGAGGTGAAGCGGTTCCACCGGCACGCGAAGGGGCTGCTGGCGGCGACGGACGCCGGCGACGTCACGCTCGGCGCGTTCCTCGCCATCGGCGGCTACACCCGCTACTTCGTCGACCACTTCATGCTGCCGCTGGTGTCCACGGTGTGGTCGGCCGACCGCGCCGACACCCTGCGGTACCCCGCGCGGTACCTGTTCGAGTTCCTCCGCAACCACGGCATGCTCTCGGTGCAGGACTCGCCGGCCTGGCGGACCGTCGTGGGCGGCTCCCGCGAATACGTCGAGCTCGCCGCGAAGCAGCTGACGGCGGTGCACCTGTCGACGCCGGTGCGGTCGGTGCTGCGGACCGCCGGCGGCGTCGAGATCCGCGACGACGCCGACACGCCGCACCGCGTCGACAAGGTCGTCGTCGCCACGCACGCCGACCAGGCCCTGTCCCTGCTCGCCAACCCGACCGCCGCCGAGCGCGAGGTGCTCGGCGCGTTCCGCTACTCCGAGAACGAGGCCTGGCTGCACACCGACACGAGCGTGCTGCCCTCGCGGCCCGGCGCCCGGGCCGGCTGGAACTACCGCGCGCCCGCCTGCGGCGCGCCCACCGGCGCGGTCCAGGTCAGCTACGACATGAACCGCCTGATGCGCCTCGACGAGCCGACCGGCTACGTCGTCACGCTCAACCCCGGCAACGGCCCCGGCCGCGAGCACGTCGTCGCGCGGATGCGGTACGAGCACCCGGTCTACACGCCGGAATCCGTTGCCGCGCAACGACGGCTGGCCGGGCTCAACGACGGCGTGCTGGCGTACGCGGGCGCCTACCACGGCTGGGGCTTCCACGAGGACGGCTGCGCTTCGGGCGCCCGCGCCGCGGAAAGCCTGGGGGTGGCGTGGTGA
- a CDS encoding DUF1365 domain-containing protein, producing the protein MVTNALYDATVAHVRRIDPPHAFTHRVYLWRVDLGDLPRLPWWLRPLARFDRRDHFAAADPRGIREKLDAWLAERGVDLRGGRVVMLAAARVLGYAFNPISVYWCHDPDGRLRCVVAEVHNTYGGRHAYLLHPDEAGRARAAKEFYVSPFQEMDGEYRMRLPRPEALLDLTVALRRGTATPLVATLRGVRRPVNPRWLARLVLARPLLPQRVSALIRRHGVALWLRKAAVVPRTPQNAGGQLHG; encoded by the coding sequence GTGGTGACGAACGCGCTCTACGACGCCACGGTCGCGCACGTGCGGCGGATCGACCCGCCGCACGCCTTCACCCACCGCGTGTACCTGTGGCGGGTGGACCTGGGCGACCTGCCGCGGCTGCCGTGGTGGCTGCGGCCGCTCGCGCGGTTCGACCGCCGGGACCACTTCGCGGCCGCGGATCCGCGCGGGATCCGGGAGAAGCTGGACGCCTGGCTCGCCGAGCGCGGGGTCGACCTGCGCGGCGGCCGGGTCGTGATGCTGGCCGCCGCCCGCGTGCTCGGGTACGCGTTCAACCCGATCAGCGTCTACTGGTGCCACGATCCGGACGGCCGGCTGCGGTGCGTCGTCGCCGAGGTGCACAACACCTACGGCGGCCGCCACGCCTACCTGCTGCACCCGGACGAGGCCGGCCGCGCCCGCGCGGCCAAGGAGTTCTACGTCTCGCCGTTCCAGGAGATGGACGGCGAGTACCGGATGCGCCTGCCGCGCCCGGAGGCGCTGCTCGACCTCACCGTGGCGTTGCGCCGCGGGACGGCCACGCCCCTGGTCGCTACGCTGCGGGGAGTTCGCCGCCCGGTGAACCCGCGGTGGCTGGCCCGGCTCGTGCTGGCCCGGCCGCTGCTCCCGCAGCGGGTGTCCGCGCTGATCCGCCGCCACGGCGTCGCGCTGTGGCTGCGGAAGGCCGCGGTCGTGCCGCGCACCCCGCAGAACGCCGGAGGACAGCTGCATGGATGA